One Candidatus Gastranaerophilales bacterium DNA window includes the following coding sequences:
- a CDS encoding HD domain-containing protein, with amino-acid sequence MLKSDEFHESYLETFHRVILEANKKDKKHTVLLVDDEPNNLALLKRTLRSKYDILTATNGVEGLKVIEEQGDRISLVISDQKMPAMQGTEMFSEAAQKYPDMIRMLLTGHSDLEILVDSINKCNLFQYIMKPFDPEELMLIVKNGIDVFELSKNKKDMLIDLKELFYTTIKSISNALDAKDAYTHGHSLRVTLYSLILTKHMDDVTDKFLEEIETAGLLHDIGKIGIPDNIICKPGKLSDDEYEIMKSHPGQGKKMLTSIRKLSTVSEWLNTHHERWDGQGYPLGIRGEEIPLSARIIAIADTYDAMTSSRSYRKALSHEVAKAEIERCSGTQFDPELVKLFLKVEGIFKQAQANPEKYYIDYSILRQYFSEDKNLVKDIY; translated from the coding sequence ATGTTAAAGTCTGACGAGTTTCACGAATCATATTTAGAAACCTTCCATAGAGTGATTCTGGAAGCTAATAAAAAAGATAAAAAACACACTGTTTTATTGGTTGATGATGAACCTAATAATTTGGCGTTGCTAAAGCGTACTTTGCGTTCTAAATACGATATTTTGACCGCTACAAACGGTGTTGAAGGCTTAAAAGTTATTGAAGAGCAGGGCGATAGAATTTCTCTGGTTATAAGCGACCAAAAAATGCCCGCTATGCAGGGAACAGAAATGTTTAGCGAGGCTGCTCAAAAATATCCTGATATGATTAGAATGCTTTTAACAGGACATTCTGATTTGGAAATATTGGTTGACAGTATCAATAAATGTAATCTATTCCAATATATTATGAAGCCGTTTGACCCTGAAGAACTTATGTTAATTGTCAAAAACGGGATTGATGTGTTTGAGCTTTCGAAAAATAAAAAAGATATGCTTATTGATTTGAAAGAGCTTTTTTATACCACTATTAAATCCATTTCTAATGCTTTGGATGCTAAAGATGCCTACACTCACGGACATTCTTTGCGCGTTACGCTTTATTCTTTAATTTTGACCAAGCATATGGATGACGTTACCGATAAATTTCTTGAAGAAATCGAAACAGCAGGGTTACTGCATGATATAGGTAAAATCGGTATACCCGATAATATTATATGCAAACCCGGTAAATTATCCGATGATGAATATGAAATCATGAAGAGTCATCCGGGGCAGGGTAAGAAGATGTTAACGAGTATTCGTAAGTTATCAACTGTATCAGAGTGGTTAAATACACACCATGAACGTTGGGACGGACAAGGTTATCCCCTTGGAATCAGAGGTGAAGAAATTCCGCTAAGCGCCAGGATTATCGCTATTGCCGATACTTATGATGCAATGACTTCCAGTCGTTCATATAGAAAAGCTTTATCTCATGAAGTTGCAAAAGCGGAGATTGAAAGATGTTCGGGTACGCAGTTTGACCCTGAGCTGGTGAAATTATTCCTCAAAGTCGAAGGTATATTTAAACAGGCGCAGGCTAATCCTGAAAAATACTATATTGATTACAGTATTTTAAGGCAGTATTTTTCTGAAGATAAGAATTTGGTCAAAGATATTTATTAA
- a CDS encoding ribonuclease III domain-containing protein: MTNSSYKNNIKNLAHLGDSVYEVFVREYTISLTQNLKTLHKLTVSFVNAQFQADILEQIESYLSQEELEIVRRGRNLSLGVSKKVNQQAHRLATAFEALIGYLYLNDKQRLYRLYELILPILEKNNV, encoded by the coding sequence TTGACCAATAGCTCTTATAAAAATAATATTAAAAATCTGGCACATTTAGGTGATAGTGTTTATGAGGTTTTTGTAAGAGAGTATACGATTTCTCTTACCCAAAATCTTAAAACTTTGCATAAACTTACGGTTTCTTTTGTTAATGCACAGTTTCAGGCTGATATTTTAGAACAAATAGAGTCTTATTTATCGCAAGAGGAGCTTGAGATAGTTCGCCGCGGAAGAAATTTATCGCTCGGAGTGTCGAAAAAAGTTAACCAGCAGGCACACAGGCTTGCTACTGCTTTTGAAGCGCTTATCGGTTATTTGTATTTGAATGATAAACAACGGCTTTATCGTTTATATGAGCTAATTTTGCCGATATTAGAAAAGAATAATGTGTAA
- a CDS encoding prepilin-type N-terminal cleavage/methylation domain-containing protein: protein MRKYLQGFTILEVVIAMVLVAGIAMIMLPSIVADNEKSVLATSYKKIYTELNLVQRAVPTMRAKGEIDETNNGSAGFLQQAIEKKMKVVPHARAARMLPFRPPAIEFSAQAANIARIARNNEGRTYYVNDARTIILKNGMIIGIGNTQADGTGIDYVAVDINGKKGPNFIGKDIFYFTFDEDTTAPGSLVESLRPLNSTKDGACCPASKSDTTCADWIGCGDRILNDGMITYY, encoded by the coding sequence ATGAGAAAATATCTACAAGGTTTTACAATATTAGAGGTGGTTATAGCAATGGTGCTTGTTGCAGGCATTGCTATGATAATGCTGCCTTCTATTGTGGCGGATAATGAAAAATCGGTTTTAGCGACTTCTTATAAAAAGATTTATACGGAGTTGAATTTGGTTCAAAGAGCAGTTCCCACTATGCGTGCTAAAGGTGAAATTGATGAGACTAATAACGGTAGTGCAGGATTTCTACAACAGGCTATAGAAAAAAAGATGAAGGTTGTACCCCACGCCAGAGCAGCAAGAATGTTGCCATTTAGACCTCCGGCTATTGAATTTTCAGCCCAGGCTGCCAATATAGCAAGAATTGCTAGAAATAACGAAGGAAGGACTTATTATGTTAATGACGCCCGTACAATTATTTTGAAAAACGGAATGATTATTGGAATAGGAAATACTCAAGCCGATGGTACCGGGATTGATTATGTTGCTGTGGATATTAACGGTAAAAAAGGTCCTAATTTTATTGGTAAAGATATTTTTTATTTTACTTTTGATGAAGATACTACTGCCCCCGGTTCTTTAGTAGAGAGCTTAAGGCCTCTTAATTCCACAAAAGACGGCGCTTGCTGCCCTGCAAGCAAGAGTGATACAACCTGTGCGGATTGGATAGGCTGCGGTGACAGGATTTTGAATGACGGTATGATTACCTATTATTAG
- a CDS encoding type II secretion system protein, which yields MEKKFSAFTLMEILTAMVIFVLVGTFVIPSIMKSSEKSLFSTQLKKVNNDIQQAMLVILAKNHSDYTTVCSADAAGAASNKCFRDELVKYLEPIVTYDNENDVVGANAEKYEDYYGSEYFNKREFLNKTGFDYEADIVGISQDTMAAAVLKNGASVNVVYNHLCNADMSDYLASANNSLPVCGIIEVDLNAQKGPNTIGKDIHYFWIVNKEGIIPFGEVDGLDCGVINNEGEYTTLPTKRGLDKVNLFGCTYRVFEDGKITYF from the coding sequence TTGGAGAAAAAATTTAGCGCTTTTACCCTTATGGAAATATTAACCGCAATGGTAATTTTTGTGCTTGTTGGTACATTTGTCATCCCTTCTATTATGAAAAGCTCTGAAAAGTCACTTTTTTCTACCCAGCTGAAAAAAGTTAATAATGACATACAACAAGCTATGCTTGTGATTTTGGCCAAAAATCACAGTGATTATACTACCGTATGTTCGGCGGACGCAGCCGGGGCAGCAAGTAATAAATGCTTTAGAGATGAGTTGGTTAAGTATCTTGAGCCCATTGTTACTTATGATAATGAAAATGATGTTGTCGGAGCTAATGCGGAGAAATATGAAGATTACTACGGTAGCGAATATTTCAATAAACGAGAATTTTTAAACAAGACAGGATTTGACTATGAAGCAGATATAGTTGGTATTTCACAAGATACTATGGCTGCTGCAGTACTAAAAAACGGGGCATCTGTAAATGTTGTTTATAATCATCTATGTAATGCCGACATGTCCGATTATCTTGCATCTGCTAATAATTCCTTGCCTGTTTGCGGTATTATAGAAGTGGATTTGAATGCTCAAAAAGGTCCTAATACCATCGGCAAGGATATTCATTATTTTTGGATTGTGAATAAGGAAGGTATTATTCCGTTTGGTGAAGTTGACGGGTTGGACTGCGGAGTGATTAATAATGAGGGAGAATATACTACTCTGCCTACAAAAAGAGGTTTGGATAAAGTAAATTTATTTGGATGTACATACAGAGTGTTCGAAGACGGAAAAATAACATATTTTTAG
- the ilvD gene encoding dihydroxy-acid dehydratase, whose product MRSDEIKEGLDRAGHRSLLMATGVSPTQFKKTPFIGIASSFSDLVPGHIGMRDLERQIEKGIHTGGAQAFIFGTPAVCDGIAMGHSGMGYSLPSRDLIADCVESVANAHQLDGLVLLSNCDKITPGMLMAALRLDIPCVLVTAGPMLDGSCKNVNLTMIKGTFEATGQYKAGKLTLEELQAMEIEACPSAGACQGLYTANTMACLSEVMGISMQGCATSSAVSAKKRRIAFESGVLISELIAKNIKPSSIITRESMRNAIIADLALGGSTNSILHLLAIANEGGIDITLNDFSELSQKIPQIIKLDPSSALTMTDFDKAGGIPGTFKQLWGNTTELTDLPNVQGEKISEIAAKTWVDSDVIKPFDNPITSNPGLAVLYGNLAQEGAVVKISGVEKECLTFEGTAKTFDSEEACMQAINNDEIKPKTVIIIRYEGPKGGPGMREMLAPTSAIVGKGLGKEVALITDGRFSGGTRGLCIGHVCPEASMNGLIALIEDGDKIQIDIPNRTINLDVSQEELDKRKANFKQPSPKVVKGYLAKFAKTTTSASKGAITSAS is encoded by the coding sequence ATGAGAAGTGATGAAATAAAAGAAGGTTTAGACAGAGCAGGACATCGGTCATTATTAATGGCAACAGGTGTTTCTCCCACACAATTTAAAAAGACTCCGTTCATCGGAATAGCAAGCAGCTTCTCGGATTTAGTCCCCGGTCATATAGGAATGCGCGACCTTGAACGCCAAATTGAAAAGGGCATCCATACAGGGGGTGCTCAAGCATTTATATTCGGAACACCCGCAGTTTGCGACGGAATAGCAATGGGGCACAGCGGAATGGGCTACTCTCTGCCTTCAAGAGATTTAATAGCGGATTGTGTAGAATCGGTGGCAAATGCACATCAACTTGACGGTCTTGTTTTACTCTCAAACTGCGATAAAATCACGCCGGGTATGCTGATGGCAGCGCTAAGGCTTGATATCCCATGTGTTTTAGTAACAGCGGGACCAATGCTTGACGGTTCTTGTAAAAATGTTAATTTAACAATGATAAAAGGCACCTTTGAGGCAACAGGTCAATACAAAGCAGGCAAATTAACCCTTGAAGAACTTCAAGCAATGGAAATAGAAGCCTGCCCGAGTGCCGGAGCTTGTCAGGGTCTTTATACAGCAAACACTATGGCGTGCTTATCCGAGGTAATGGGAATAAGTATGCAGGGCTGCGCAACAAGCAGCGCAGTAAGCGCAAAAAAACGCAGAATAGCATTCGAAAGCGGCGTTCTTATTAGCGAACTTATAGCAAAAAATATCAAACCAAGCTCAATAATAACAAGAGAAAGTATGAGAAACGCAATAATAGCGGATTTAGCATTAGGCGGTTCCACTAACTCTATCCTGCACCTCCTTGCAATAGCAAACGAAGGCGGAATTGATATTACCCTTAATGATTTTAGCGAACTAAGCCAAAAAATCCCGCAAATAATCAAGCTTGACCCGTCAAGCGCGCTTACAATGACAGATTTTGACAAAGCAGGCGGAATACCGGGAACATTTAAACAACTTTGGGGTAATACGACTGAACTTACTGACCTTCCAAACGTCCAAGGCGAAAAAATCAGCGAAATTGCCGCAAAAACCTGGGTTGACAGCGATGTCATAAAACCGTTTGACAATCCTATAACAAGCAACCCCGGTCTTGCTGTTCTATACGGAAATCTTGCGCAAGAAGGCGCTGTAGTGAAAATTTCAGGTGTTGAAAAAGAATGCCTTACTTTTGAAGGCACCGCCAAAACCTTTGACAGTGAAGAAGCCTGCATGCAAGCAATCAACAACGATGAAATAAAACCAAAAACAGTTATCATTATAAGATACGAAGGACCAAAAGGCGGTCCCGGCATGAGGGAAATGCTTGCTCCAACCTCAGCAATAGTAGGCAAAGGCTTAGGTAAAGAAGTAGCATTAATAACAGACGGCAGATTTTCAGGCGGCACAAGAGGACTTTGCATAGGACATGTCTGCCCCGAAGCGAGTATGAACGGTCTTATTGCTTTGATAGAAGACGGCGATAAAATACAAATCGACATTCCAAACAGAACAATCAATCTTGATGTATCTCAAGAAGAATTGGATAAAAGAAAAGCCAACTTCAAACAACCAAGCCCGAAAGTCGTAAAAGGCTATCTTGCAAAATTTGCCAAAACAACCACAAGCGCGAGCAAAGGCGCCATAACCTCCGCATCTTAG
- a CDS encoding N-acetylmuramoyl-L-alanine amidase yields MKRIIYHWSAGTYHPSVCDKQHYHYIIDDKGVIHNGFFKPENNKNCIQNQYAAHTGGGNTGSVGIAFAGMLGFVDRYNKGNYPLTQKQCEAGFELGAYLADKYSLNLDTWQTIQTHYGFGKRNPKTSSTGKIDIVYLPPYPEVQSDDVENFIRKKVKWYFEKIKGRG; encoded by the coding sequence ATGAAAAGAATTATTTACCATTGGAGTGCGGGGACTTATCACCCGTCTGTCTGTGATAAACAGCATTACCACTATATTATTGATGACAAAGGAGTAATACATAATGGATTTTTTAAACCTGAAAATAATAAAAATTGCATCCAAAATCAATACGCAGCGCACACGGGCGGCGGCAATACTGGCTCTGTTGGGATTGCTTTTGCCGGTATGCTTGGCTTCGTGGATAGATACAACAAGGGGAATTATCCTTTAACTCAAAAACAATGCGAGGCGGGATTTGAACTCGGAGCTTATTTGGCGGACAAATACAGCTTGAATTTGGATACCTGGCAAACTATTCAAACACATTACGGGTTTGGGAAACGTAACCCAAAAACCTCAAGTACAGGCAAAATAGATATTGTCTATCTGCCGCCCTATCCTGAGGTGCAGTCCGATGATGTAGAGAATTTTATCCGTAAAAAAGTTAAGTGGTATTTTGAAAAAATAAAAGGCCGTGGATAA
- a CDS encoding diphosphate--fructose-6-phosphate 1-phosphotransferase, which yields MKEISSLQKARKEYSPKLPNSLARGIRTLALKEGGNTCCVRDEAEIAKIFKNCYGVPVVTFETGESKECAQKNVGVILSGGQAPGGHNVIAGLFDGLKQANPNNKLYGFLGGPSGIIEGKYIEFNDEIIDDYRNTGGFDIIGSGRTKLETQEQFEKTLAVCTSLNINAIVIIGGDDSNTNAALLAEWLKEKNTGIQVIGCPKTIDGDLKNEQIEISFGFDTATKTYSELVGNIQRDANSAKKYWHFVKLMGRSATHVALECALQTQPNITLISEEVEEKAYSLDYIIDYMVDIIVKRAEQGKNFGVALIPEGLIEFIPEMKAMIADLNDALAHVKDFESFDIEEKFMYINEKLQPANSKCFNELPLTIKNQLLMDRDPHGNVQVSRIETEKLLIEMVELRLKSLKMEGKYNGKFCPLGHFFGYEGRCAAPSNFDADYCYSLGFNAVALIEFGLTCYLSSVRNLTKSAGEWIAGGVPLTMMMNMERRHGEMKPVIQKALVDLQGPVFKKLENNRERWALEDCYLYPGAIQYFGPSEVCDITTQTLFLERILAAV from the coding sequence ATGAAAGAAATTTCTTCACTACAAAAAGCAAGAAAAGAATATTCCCCTAAATTACCTAACTCATTGGCGCGAGGGATTAGAACTCTTGCTCTGAAAGAAGGCGGTAACACATGCTGCGTCAGGGATGAAGCTGAAATTGCCAAAATTTTTAAAAATTGCTACGGTGTACCTGTTGTTACTTTTGAAACAGGAGAATCTAAAGAATGCGCTCAAAAAAATGTGGGTGTTATTTTATCCGGCGGTCAGGCGCCGGGTGGGCATAATGTTATTGCAGGGCTTTTTGACGGTTTAAAACAAGCTAACCCAAATAATAAATTATACGGATTTTTAGGCGGTCCTTCAGGTATTATTGAAGGCAAATATATTGAATTTAACGATGAAATAATTGATGATTACAGGAACACAGGCGGGTTTGATATTATCGGTTCGGGAAGGACCAAACTTGAAACGCAAGAGCAGTTTGAAAAAACTTTGGCGGTTTGCACGTCTTTAAATATTAACGCAATTGTTATTATAGGCGGCGATGATTCCAATACAAACGCTGCTTTGCTTGCTGAGTGGCTGAAAGAAAAAAACACAGGTATTCAGGTTATAGGCTGCCCTAAAACTATCGACGGTGACCTTAAAAATGAACAAATTGAGATTTCCTTCGGGTTTGACACTGCCACAAAAACTTACAGCGAATTAGTCGGAAATATTCAAAGAGATGCTAACTCTGCTAAAAAATATTGGCATTTTGTTAAATTAATGGGCAGAAGCGCTACTCACGTCGCTTTGGAATGCGCGCTTCAAACTCAGCCTAACATTACTTTGATATCGGAAGAAGTTGAGGAGAAAGCTTATTCTCTTGATTATATTATTGATTATATGGTTGATATTATTGTAAAAAGAGCCGAGCAAGGCAAAAATTTTGGTGTTGCCCTTATTCCTGAAGGTTTAATCGAATTTATTCCTGAAATGAAGGCAATGATTGCCGATTTGAACGATGCTTTGGCTCACGTTAAAGATTTTGAGTCTTTTGATATTGAAGAAAAATTTATGTATATCAATGAAAAACTCCAACCCGCTAATTCAAAATGTTTTAATGAGCTTCCTCTAACTATTAAAAATCAGTTATTAATGGACAGAGATCCTCACGGTAATGTGCAGGTTTCCCGTATTGAAACTGAAAAACTTTTAATAGAAATGGTTGAATTGCGTTTGAAAAGCTTAAAAATGGAAGGTAAATATAACGGCAAATTCTGTCCGTTAGGTCATTTCTTCGGCTATGAAGGACGCTGCGCAGCTCCGTCAAACTTCGATGCTGATTATTGCTATAGTTTAGGCTTTAACGCTGTTGCTTTAATAGAATTTGGTCTGACCTGCTATCTTTCTTCTGTCAGAAATCTTACTAAATCTGCCGGCGAATGGATTGCAGGCGGTGTGCCTTTGACTATGATGATGAATATGGAAAGACGTCATGGGGAAATGAAGCCCGTTATTCAAAAAGCATTAGTTGACCTTCAAGGTCCTGTGTTCAAAAAACTTGAAAATAACAGGGAAAGATGGGCGCTTGAAGATTGCTACCTCTATCCGGGTGCAATTCAATACTTTGGTCCGTCTGAAGTTTGTGATATTACAACTCAAACGTTGTTTCTTGAAAGAATATTAGCAGCTGTTTAA